Proteins encoded in a region of the Terriglobales bacterium genome:
- a CDS encoding beta-propeller fold lactonase family protein: MFVTNSVDATVSAFQLETTTGVLTALQSSPFAVTTGASPRAAAVALGKFLYIANQNTNTVTAFAISTTTGALTLVNTYATGTGPRSLIADPLGKFLYVANFSSANISAFSINASTGELTPIAGSPFGAGGTFYAITVDSAGKFIYVTDNGFLRVYGFAINSTTGALSPVPGAFFAAGSDPLGLAVHPSGKFLYVTDVPGTAGNLLVYTIDVNGALAPITGSPFAVGSEPFAVAIEPTGKFAYVTLNGGPTIAQLSLDPNTGAPTPIGSPAPAINPTEIAIDHSGKFVYVSNPNLNNVSGYLIGTTGTLTPLPFSPYVTGKGPTGIAIAMTQ; encoded by the coding sequence GTGTTTGTTACCAACTCAGTCGACGCTACCGTTTCCGCGTTCCAGCTCGAAACCACGACCGGTGTGCTGACCGCGCTCCAGAGCTCACCCTTTGCTGTCACCACCGGCGCTTCGCCGCGCGCGGCCGCAGTTGCGCTCGGCAAATTTCTTTACATCGCCAACCAAAACACGAATACGGTCACCGCCTTCGCCATCTCGACGACGACGGGCGCCCTTACGCTCGTGAATACCTACGCGACGGGAACGGGGCCGCGTAGCCTGATTGCCGACCCGCTCGGGAAGTTCCTTTACGTGGCGAACTTTTCCAGCGCAAACATTTCGGCCTTCAGCATCAATGCCTCGACCGGCGAACTGACGCCGATTGCAGGCTCTCCATTCGGCGCTGGCGGTACGTTCTACGCCATCACGGTCGATTCCGCTGGCAAGTTCATTTACGTCACCGACAATGGCTTTCTCCGCGTTTACGGTTTCGCCATTAATTCCACAACGGGCGCGCTGTCACCGGTGCCGGGCGCGTTTTTCGCTGCGGGAAGCGATCCACTTGGCCTGGCGGTTCATCCATCAGGAAAATTCCTTTACGTCACCGATGTTCCCGGCACGGCCGGCAACCTGCTGGTGTACACCATCGACGTGAACGGAGCATTGGCCCCGATCACCGGGTCACCATTCGCCGTCGGCTCCGAGCCCTTTGCCGTTGCCATCGAGCCAACCGGGAAATTCGCCTACGTGACCCTGAACGGCGGTCCGACGATCGCCCAACTGTCTCTGGACCCCAATACTGGTGCGCCGACACCGATCGGATCGCCCGCCCCAGCCATAAACCCTACGGAAATAGCGATCGATCACTCGGGCAAATTCGTCTACGTGAGCAACCCGAACTTGAACAATGTTTCCGGATATCTTATCGGGACTACCGGCACGCTGACGCCGCTGCCGTTCTCCCCTTACGTGACCGGAAAGGGCCCGACAGGGATCGCGATCGCCATGACGCAATAG
- a CDS encoding PilZ domain-containing protein translates to MMQNGSSAGEAHWRTRRRYPRVPIDAPVEIYTQSTVGPPVIGRIDSLSVGGALASCRESFDLHTELAMLFQLPSGFRVQAFGKVRYATPGRHFGVAFVDLDREGQLQLEEFTQKMLGYARRSNRVPYRTHLTVRSSEGDTQAEESAETVLVSKNGGLFVCRSNYKEGQDIFLYSPERKSGARARVVFQHVWATGSLVEVGFEFLGEEDFWNIDFTREYD, encoded by the coding sequence ATGATGCAGAACGGATCTTCGGCCGGCGAAGCTCATTGGCGCACGCGAAGGCGCTACCCCCGGGTTCCGATCGATGCTCCGGTGGAGATTTACACCCAGAGCACGGTCGGCCCGCCGGTGATAGGCCGAATCGACAGCCTGAGCGTGGGAGGAGCCCTGGCATCCTGCCGGGAGAGCTTCGACCTGCATACGGAGCTGGCGATGTTGTTTCAACTTCCCAGCGGCTTCCGCGTCCAGGCTTTCGGCAAGGTGAGATACGCCACCCCAGGAAGACATTTTGGGGTGGCATTCGTTGACCTGGACCGTGAAGGCCAACTCCAGCTGGAAGAGTTCACGCAAAAGATGCTGGGCTATGCCCGCCGCAGTAATCGCGTGCCCTACCGCACCCACCTTACGGTCCGGTCATCAGAGGGCGACACGCAAGCGGAGGAGTCCGCTGAGACGGTGCTGGTAAGCAAGAACGGAGGGCTGTTCGTGTGTCGCTCAAACTATAAGGAGGGGCAGGATATATTTCTTTACTCGCCGGAGCGCAAGAGCGGTGCTCGCGCGCGGGTTGTCTTCCAGCATGTTTGGGCGACCGGCAGCCTGGTTGAGGTCGGTTTCGAGTTTCTAGGCGAAGAAGATTTTTGGAACATCGATTTCACGCGTGAGTACGATTAG
- a CDS encoding DegT/DnrJ/EryC1/StrS family aminotransferase, with product MVPLVDLKAQYRSIKPEIDAAISRVLESGQFVLGEAVASFEKDFARYCNTEHAIAVNSGTSALHLSLLAAGVGPGDEVITTPFSFVATVATILYAEARPVLADIDPATFNLDPASMERAITPRTKAVMPVHLYGQPCDMGAIMDIAGRQNLVVIEDACQAHGAEWKGRRAGSIGAIGCFSFYPGKNLGAYGEGGAVTTNNPDYARTIRMLRDWGSEKKYQHLLKGYNYRMEGLQGAILGVKLRHLEPWTEARRAHARRYCDLLAASEVRLPLEAADLRHVYHAFTIRSSDRDRLQTTLAAAGVQTAIHYPVPIHMQPAYSDLGYSAGDFSQAEMAAKEVLSLPIFPEISESQIEQVATAVNAANCAGTAKL from the coding sequence TTGGTACCGCTAGTCGACCTGAAGGCGCAATATCGCAGCATCAAGCCCGAGATTGATGCCGCCATCTCTCGCGTGCTGGAGAGCGGGCAGTTCGTTCTCGGCGAAGCCGTTGCATCCTTCGAAAAGGATTTCGCCCGATATTGCAATACTGAGCACGCGATCGCAGTGAATTCCGGGACCAGCGCGCTGCACTTGTCACTGCTGGCCGCCGGTGTTGGCCCCGGCGACGAAGTCATTACGACTCCATTTTCCTTCGTAGCAACGGTGGCAACGATCCTGTATGCCGAGGCACGTCCTGTGTTGGCCGATATCGACCCGGCGACCTTCAATCTTGATCCCGCCAGCATGGAGCGCGCCATCACTCCGCGCACCAAGGCAGTGATGCCCGTGCACTTGTACGGTCAGCCATGCGACATGGGGGCCATCATGGACATTGCCGGTCGGCAAAACCTGGTGGTCATCGAAGATGCCTGCCAGGCGCATGGCGCGGAATGGAAAGGCCGACGGGCCGGGAGCATCGGCGCGATCGGCTGCTTCAGCTTCTACCCGGGTAAAAATCTCGGTGCCTACGGCGAAGGCGGCGCGGTCACAACCAACAACCCCGATTACGCCCGGACCATACGCATGCTGCGCGACTGGGGCAGCGAGAAAAAATATCAACACCTGCTGAAGGGCTATAACTACCGGATGGAAGGATTGCAGGGAGCGATCCTGGGCGTGAAATTGCGCCACCTTGAGCCATGGACGGAAGCTCGTCGCGCTCATGCTCGTCGCTATTGCGACCTGTTAGCAGCCAGCGAAGTCAGGCTTCCGCTGGAGGCAGCCGACCTGCGGCACGTCTATCACGCGTTTACCATACGCAGCTCCGACCGGGATCGCCTTCAGACAACGCTGGCGGCTGCGGGGGTACAGACGGCAATCCATTATCCCGTTCCCATCCACATGCAGCCTGCCTATTCCGATCTCGGCTACTCGGCAGGTGATTTCTCGCAGGCGGAGATGGCAGCCAAGGAAGTTTTGTCTTTGCCCATCTTTCCGGAGATATCGGAATCGCAGATTGAGCAAGTGGCGACAGCGGTCAATGCCGCAAACTGCGCCGGCACCGCGAAGCTTTGA
- the rfbB gene encoding dTDP-glucose 4,6-dehydratase, which translates to MANLILVTGGAGFIGSNFVHHWLARESAAVVNLDALTYAGNPHNLDSLLANPAHTFVRGDVGDAALVQDLFRRHRPRAVVHFAAESHVDRSIHAPEEFVRTNVLGTFQLLHAARQYWQELVPSERSTFRFLHVSTDEVYGSLGPAQAAFCETTPYAPNSPYSASKAGSDHLVRAYHHTYGMPTLITNCSNNYGPRQFPEKLIPLMIVNALHGKALPVYGDGLNIRDWLYVEDHCEAIETVLAKGEPGATYNIGGRSEKTNLEIVNTICSILEQERPGREYRSLISFVADRPGHDRRYAIDSTKIESELQWRPRETFETGIRKTVRWYLDNMDWVTNVTTGAYQQWIAVNYAARG; encoded by the coding sequence ATAGCAAATCTCATTCTGGTCACGGGCGGCGCCGGATTTATCGGCTCCAACTTCGTTCACCACTGGCTGGCGCGCGAGAGCGCAGCCGTGGTCAATCTCGATGCGCTTACCTACGCCGGCAATCCACACAACCTGGATTCGCTGCTGGCCAATCCGGCGCACACCTTTGTGCGTGGAGATGTCGGGGATGCCGCTCTCGTCCAGGATCTGTTCCGGCGGCATCGGCCGCGAGCGGTCGTGCACTTTGCCGCCGAATCTCACGTGGACCGCTCGATTCACGCGCCGGAAGAATTCGTTCGCACCAACGTGCTGGGAACGTTTCAGTTGCTTCACGCCGCGCGCCAGTATTGGCAGGAGCTTGTGCCATCGGAACGCAGCACATTCCGATTTCTGCACGTCTCGACGGACGAGGTCTATGGCTCGCTGGGGCCGGCGCAGGCTGCGTTCTGCGAGACGACTCCCTACGCTCCCAACAGCCCGTACTCGGCATCCAAGGCCGGTTCGGACCACCTGGTGCGCGCCTACCACCACACCTACGGAATGCCGACGTTGATCACCAACTGTTCCAATAACTACGGGCCGCGACAGTTTCCCGAGAAGCTCATACCGTTGATGATCGTCAACGCGCTGCATGGCAAAGCGCTGCCGGTTTACGGCGACGGTCTGAACATTCGCGATTGGCTGTACGTGGAAGATCATTGTGAGGCCATCGAAACGGTGCTGGCGAAGGGTGAGCCCGGCGCGACCTACAACATCGGCGGACGCAGCGAAAAAACCAACCTTGAGATTGTGAACACAATCTGCTCCATCCTCGAGCAGGAGCGGCCCGGCCGCGAGTATCGGTCCTTGATCAGCTTCGTCGCGGACCGGCCGGGACACGACCGCCGCTACGCCATCGACAGCACCAAGATTGAATCGGAATTGCAATGGCGGCCGCGCGAGACTTTTGAAACCGGAATTCGCAAGACGGTGCGCTGGTACCTGGACAACATGGACTGGGTCACGAATGTCACCACGGGCGCCTATCAGCAGTGGATCGCGGTGAACTACGCCGCGCGCGGGTGA
- a CDS encoding N-acetylmuramoyl-L-alanine amidase: protein MPRLEPPKVQVVLAASYLREQQRRIIDEAEPAAGNEKLSAALAAYNDVLEGKVEATGDFIAERALEITGADGAAVALATAEGHVECRGRAGELAPEVGTRISPDSRLSFECLRTGRVTSSSDITTDHRVPYATAHGSGICSMVAVPVRRQDEIIGLVEVFSVARCAFGMTDTRAVELLAAALSGYEFERSEKTAPDPVVAAPPIATDPVPVSAPEVEPEPLVQAETAEPATLATLASYRQSSPSNFRIALRIVLLLSVAVALFWPYRKSVSHRTSTEVLSGTELSAPSAPVVQAPEPAPELALGHADLIGVDFRSHAGFASVKLNLTGPVRYYAGRLTNPNRIFIDLADTQMTLRTTHGAEAVFDVGDQYVSRIRVAQKESDVTRIVLDLNASCDFMPVLSRTPPFALVLTVQPSVAEQDSGKSAVQPGATRREVKPAPPPSPTPRVLGQPLRIVIDPGHGGADTGTVGPTGLQEKDLVLAISQRLGQLIVEKLGGEVVFTRSDDTFIPLQARATLANAANADLLISIHGNSSTYRFVRGIETFVAASASSKNIGDGADPRMVESRRLAGAVQHAMYSRLKESDPGLHDRGVKSAPLVVLAESTMPSILIELSFVSSPVEELKLMDPAYRDAIAAALCDGISTYFTRKKTAPLAARVHSAVQRSSN from the coding sequence CAAGGTACAGGTGGTGCTTGCCGCTTCCTACCTGCGGGAGCAGCAGCGCCGCATCATTGACGAAGCCGAGCCGGCCGCCGGCAACGAAAAACTGTCCGCCGCATTGGCTGCCTACAACGACGTCCTCGAGGGGAAGGTCGAAGCCACGGGCGACTTCATCGCGGAACGCGCTCTGGAGATTACCGGCGCCGATGGCGCAGCCGTCGCCCTGGCTACCGCCGAGGGACACGTGGAGTGTCGCGGACGTGCCGGCGAGCTCGCGCCCGAAGTCGGAACCCGAATCTCCCCAGACTCTCGCCTCTCCTTTGAATGCTTGCGCACCGGCCGCGTCACGAGTTCTTCCGACATCACCACCGACCATCGCGTACCTTACGCGACTGCCCACGGGTCGGGGATTTGCTCTATGGTGGCGGTTCCCGTACGCCGCCAAGATGAGATCATCGGTCTAGTCGAGGTTTTTTCGGTCGCCCGTTGCGCCTTTGGCATGACCGACACGCGGGCGGTTGAACTGCTGGCCGCCGCGCTGTCGGGCTATGAGTTCGAGCGCTCTGAGAAGACCGCGCCGGATCCTGTGGTTGCCGCGCCTCCCATCGCCACCGACCCTGTTCCTGTTTCCGCCCCCGAAGTGGAGCCGGAGCCACTCGTACAGGCAGAGACGGCAGAACCAGCGACCTTGGCAACTCTGGCAAGTTACCGGCAGTCTTCACCCAGCAATTTTAGGATCGCTCTGCGCATCGTGCTTCTTTTGTCCGTGGCGGTGGCGTTATTCTGGCCGTACCGGAAATCAGTTTCGCACCGGACCTCTACCGAGGTACTGTCTGGAACTGAGCTTTCGGCGCCTTCAGCTCCCGTGGTTCAGGCCCCAGAGCCGGCCCCGGAACTAGCCCTTGGGCACGCTGATCTGATCGGCGTCGATTTCCGCTCTCATGCTGGATTCGCCAGTGTCAAGTTGAACTTGACGGGACCGGTTCGATATTACGCCGGCCGCCTCACCAACCCCAATCGTATTTTTATCGACTTGGCAGACACGCAGATGACGCTCCGAACGACTCACGGCGCCGAAGCGGTGTTTGATGTCGGTGACCAGTACGTGTCCCGCATCCGGGTGGCCCAGAAAGAATCGGATGTGACCCGCATCGTTCTGGACCTGAATGCGTCTTGCGACTTCATGCCTGTGCTTTCGCGGACGCCACCGTTTGCACTGGTGCTCACCGTTCAACCGAGTGTCGCTGAGCAGGACTCGGGGAAGAGTGCGGTGCAGCCTGGCGCAACCAGGAGGGAAGTCAAGCCTGCGCCTCCTCCTTCTCCAACGCCGCGTGTGCTGGGACAACCTCTCCGGATCGTGATTGATCCGGGCCACGGGGGCGCCGATACGGGAACCGTCGGTCCCACGGGACTACAAGAGAAAGACCTTGTCCTTGCCATCTCCCAACGATTGGGACAATTGATCGTAGAGAAACTTGGCGGCGAAGTAGTCTTTACGCGCAGTGATGACACCTTTATTCCGCTGCAGGCGCGAGCGACTCTCGCCAACGCGGCCAACGCCGACCTGTTGATTTCGATCCACGGTAATTCCAGTACATACCGCTTCGTCCGCGGCATCGAGACGTTCGTGGCCGCTTCGGCATCATCCAAGAATATCGGCGATGGAGCCGATCCCAGGATGGTAGAGTCGCGAAGACTGGCCGGAGCGGTGCAGCACGCCATGTATTCCAGGTTGAAGGAATCGGATCCCGGTCTGCACGATCGGGGCGTAAAAAGTGCGCCCCTGGTGGTGCTCGCCGAATCGACGATGCCGTCCATCCTGATTGAGCTTTCCTTTGTCAGCAGCCCGGTGGAAGAACTGAAACTGATGGATCCGGCCTATCGCGATGCGATTGCGGCCGCATTGTGCGACGGCATTTCCACCTATTTCACGCGCAAGAAAACCGCGCCTCTGGCCGCCCGTGTCCACTCGGCTGTTCAGCGCAGTTCGAACTAG
- a CDS encoding glycosyltransferase: MAASPTSQEHRPSGNGDLGRTSISVIVPVYNEQYLVEASLRRLAALGSSPLLGRVQVIVVDDCSSDQTSAVLKRFQDNLPADPAGKFDWHFLRHERNQGKGAAVRTAIDHAECELTVIHDSDLEYHPRDLLQMVPLFVEENADAVFGSRFLAGGFKRALFFKHSIGNHILTLLCDLASDVNLTDMETCYKMVRTELLKTIPLVSRDFRIEPELTIKLAKRGARIFEVPISYSGRTYQEGKKIGWKDGVLALIAIVRFKATDRVCKPDQYGSEVAVRLGRAPNYTGWIASLLRPYLGSSILELGAGTGSLTVQLIPRTEYWACDSNPLFVRELRKLSLTRPYLEAAELDPADVRSLPEGRTFDTVICQNVLEHVEDDLETLLRIATVVRDGGRILVLVPNGPALFGGIDTRLGHRRRYSRNQLRELAERAGMQCGSVISYNRACSLPWWFCGRVLRRNHFSLLQVKVVNWLVPLLSRIDKYLPLPAMSMVAVFEKVQPERPQVKVDKSPLAHPEQVRH; the protein is encoded by the coding sequence ATGGCTGCCTCTCCTACCTCGCAGGAGCACCGCCCAAGCGGAAATGGTGACCTCGGACGTACCTCGATTTCCGTTATCGTTCCGGTGTACAACGAGCAGTATCTCGTCGAGGCCAGCCTGCGCCGCCTGGCGGCGTTGGGCAGTTCGCCACTGCTGGGCCGGGTGCAAGTCATCGTTGTGGATGACTGTTCAAGCGACCAAACGTCGGCAGTGCTGAAACGGTTTCAGGACAATCTGCCGGCGGATCCTGCCGGCAAGTTCGACTGGCATTTTCTCCGTCACGAGCGAAACCAGGGCAAAGGCGCCGCAGTCCGCACTGCCATTGACCACGCTGAATGTGAGCTTACCGTCATCCACGACTCCGATCTCGAATACCACCCGCGCGATCTGTTGCAGATGGTCCCGCTGTTTGTGGAGGAGAATGCCGACGCGGTTTTCGGATCTCGTTTCCTGGCTGGCGGCTTCAAGCGCGCGCTGTTCTTCAAACACTCGATCGGCAATCACATCTTAACGCTCCTCTGTGATCTGGCCAGCGATGTGAACCTGACGGACATGGAAACCTGCTACAAGATGGTGCGCACGGAACTACTGAAGACCATTCCCCTGGTCAGCCGCGACTTCCGCATCGAGCCCGAACTCACCATCAAGCTGGCAAAACGCGGAGCGCGCATCTTTGAGGTTCCCATCAGCTATTCGGGCCGCACCTACCAGGAAGGGAAGAAAATCGGCTGGAAGGATGGAGTGCTGGCGCTGATTGCGATCGTGCGTTTCAAAGCGACCGACCGCGTGTGCAAGCCTGATCAATACGGCAGCGAAGTGGCGGTTCGTCTTGGTCGCGCTCCCAATTACACCGGGTGGATCGCCAGTCTGCTTCGCCCTTACCTGGGCTCGAGTATCCTGGAATTGGGAGCCGGCACGGGCAGCCTGACTGTCCAACTGATCCCCCGAACGGAGTATTGGGCTTGTGATTCCAATCCGCTGTTCGTTCGCGAGCTTCGGAAATTATCCCTTACGCGGCCGTATCTCGAAGCGGCGGAGTTGGACCCAGCCGATGTGCGCTCACTGCCGGAGGGGCGTACTTTCGACACCGTGATCTGCCAGAACGTCCTGGAGCACGTCGAGGATGACCTGGAAACCTTGCTGAGAATCGCCACCGTGGTGCGCGACGGCGGCCGCATTCTCGTGCTGGTTCCCAACGGGCCTGCCCTGTTCGGCGGTATTGATACGCGCCTTGGACATCGTCGTCGTTATTCCAGGAATCAGCTGCGCGAGCTCGCCGAAAGGGCTGGCATGCAGTGCGGATCGGTGATCTCCTACAACCGGGCCTGCAGCTTGCCGTGGTGGTTTTGCGGACGAGTACTGCGCCGCAACCACTTCAGCTTGCTCCAGGTGAAGGTCGTGAATTGGCTGGTTCCGCTCCTATCCCGCATCGACAAGTACCTGCCGCTGCCGGCCATGTCGATGGTTGCGGTCTTCGAAAAGGTTCAGCCGGAGAGACCGCAGGTAAAAGTCGATAAAAGCCCTTTGGCGCATCCTGAACAAGTGAGACATTAG